From a single Natronorubrum tibetense GA33 genomic region:
- a CDS encoding TMEM175 family protein gives MVRTLGGPDTDRMEALSDGVFAIVLTLLVLQFEVPDVSASELPAAVADQETLLVSYLLSFVVVGLYWIIHHNLFRYIEAHDRILLWLNLLFLLSISFLPYPTELMGVYGTQFAWTLYAVNFILVGLLLTAVWTYAARADFTADEISDGTARLITIRGLISPAVFALSVVVATVSLSVAYFVPILIAPAQMVWNRHYQEVTDSRRSS, from the coding sequence ATGGTACGGACGCTCGGCGGCCCGGACACGGATCGAATGGAGGCGTTGAGCGACGGCGTGTTTGCCATCGTGCTCACGTTGTTGGTGTTGCAGTTCGAGGTGCCGGATGTTTCCGCCTCGGAGCTACCAGCGGCGGTAGCCGATCAGGAGACGCTGCTCGTCAGCTACCTCCTGAGTTTCGTCGTCGTCGGACTCTATTGGATCATCCACCACAATCTCTTTCGGTACATCGAGGCCCACGATCGGATCCTGCTGTGGCTGAACCTGCTGTTCCTGCTCTCGATCTCGTTTCTTCCGTACCCGACGGAGCTGATGGGCGTCTACGGAACGCAGTTCGCCTGGACGCTGTACGCGGTCAATTTCATCCTCGTCGGCCTGCTCCTCACCGCGGTCTGGACCTACGCGGCTCGAGCCGACTTTACAGCCGACGAGATCAGCGACGGAACCGCGCGTCTGATCACGATTCGAGGGCTGATCTCGCCGGCCGTCTTCGCCCTCTCGGTCGTCGTCGCCACCGTGAGCCTCTCGGTGGCGTACTTCGTCCCGATACTGATCGCGCCGGCCCAGATGGTCTGGAATCGGCACTATCAGGAGGTGACCGACTCCCGCCGGTCGTCGTGA
- a CDS encoding RNA-binding protein yields MQVKSRHHLRSDAVSDVETTLEEQLGVSPDGDAYERVEFEETDWEVVLIDGEPQVAYFDDEPFLTVRGANVYEPEKQLVTVDSGAISFVSDGADVMRPGITEATDDIEPDDLVVIAEESHGKVLAVGRARVEGSDMVGSEGKVIDSLHHVGDDLYEFSG; encoded by the coding sequence ATGCAGGTCAAGTCCCGACACCACCTCCGGAGTGACGCGGTCTCGGACGTAGAGACCACGCTCGAGGAGCAACTCGGCGTCTCGCCCGACGGTGACGCCTACGAACGCGTCGAGTTCGAAGAGACCGACTGGGAGGTCGTCCTCATCGACGGCGAGCCACAGGTCGCCTACTTCGACGACGAACCGTTTCTGACGGTTCGTGGGGCAAACGTCTACGAGCCCGAGAAGCAGTTGGTGACGGTCGACTCCGGCGCGATCTCGTTCGTCAGCGACGGCGCGGACGTGATGCGGCCGGGGATCACGGAGGCCACGGACGATATCGAACCCGACGATCTGGTCGTCATCGCCGAGGAGTCCCACGGAAAGGTGCTGGCTGTCGGCCGCGCCCGCGTCGAGGGCTCGGATATGGTCGGAAGCGAGGGGAAGGTCATCGATTCGCTGCACCACGTCGGCGACGATCTCTACGAGTTCAGCGGCTAG
- a CDS encoding RNB domain-containing ribonuclease, producing MSDDAQAEAGTAEGQGPVEISEDLARHLENKREDLFEKFEIPDGFPPEVLEEAKERTDGVEAEIQDEIDDRKDLRELTTWTTDPIDAQDFDDAISIEEREDEYVLWVHIADVTHYVNPDTAMWDSAVERANTVYLPGYTIHMLPPVLAETVCSLVPNEDRLAHTVEMHLDKETLSYDNIEIYKSVIESDERLTYSQAENRLEDPDAPLHEENKLVHQVADRMHEIRKEDGSLVLNPARDRAHTIIEECMLKANKAVTHELMWNRGVSAMYRVHPQPSPDEWSEALREIQDLDGVSIPGSTWDDPRKAVNATLEEAPARQLDKIQWAVMKVMPRAKYMDDPFGGHHALNFEIYGHFTSPIRRLSDLINHWIVYQNDVPVNLVKLCDRASDKQKDAEQCEREYKNFLQEVGLDPMAVNNRGIEVVDDEAAEKTL from the coding sequence ATGAGTGACGACGCACAGGCCGAAGCCGGCACGGCCGAAGGGCAGGGCCCCGTCGAGATTAGCGAAGACCTGGCACGCCACCTCGAGAACAAACGCGAGGACCTCTTCGAGAAGTTCGAGATCCCCGACGGCTTCCCGCCCGAGGTTCTCGAGGAAGCCAAAGAACGGACCGACGGCGTCGAAGCCGAGATTCAAGACGAGATCGACGACCGAAAAGACCTCCGTGAGTTAACGACCTGGACGACCGATCCCATCGACGCCCAGGACTTCGACGACGCCATCTCGATCGAAGAGCGCGAGGACGAGTACGTCCTCTGGGTTCACATCGCCGACGTCACCCACTACGTCAACCCCGACACCGCGATGTGGGACTCGGCCGTCGAGCGGGCCAACACGGTCTATCTCCCCGGCTACACGATCCACATGCTGCCGCCGGTGCTGGCCGAGACGGTCTGTTCACTGGTTCCCAACGAGGATCGACTGGCCCACACCGTCGAGATGCACCTCGACAAGGAGACGCTCTCCTACGATAACATCGAGATCTACAAGTCCGTCATCGAATCGGACGAGCGCCTGACCTACTCGCAGGCAGAGAACCGACTCGAGGATCCCGACGCGCCGCTGCACGAGGAGAACAAACTGGTCCACCAGGTCGCCGACCGGATGCACGAAATCCGCAAGGAGGACGGCTCGCTCGTCCTGAACCCCGCCCGCGACCGCGCCCACACGATCATCGAGGAGTGCATGCTAAAGGCCAACAAGGCCGTCACGCACGAACTCATGTGGAATCGCGGCGTCTCCGCGATGTACCGGGTCCACCCACAGCCCAGCCCCGACGAGTGGTCCGAGGCCCTCCGGGAGATTCAGGACCTGGACGGCGTCTCGATCCCCGGCAGCACGTGGGACGACCCCCGTAAAGCCGTCAACGCGACGCTCGAGGAAGCGCCGGCCCGCCAGCTCGACAAGATCCAGTGGGCGGTTATGAAGGTCATGCCGCGCGCGAAGTACATGGATGACCCGTTCGGCGGTCACCACGCGCTGAACTTCGAGATTTACGGCCACTTCACGAGTCCCATTCGCCGCCTCTCGGACCTGATCAACCACTGGATCGTCTATCAGAACGACGTTCCGGTGAACCTCGTCAAACTCTGTGATCGCGCCAGCGACAAACAGAAAGACGCCGAACAGTGCGAACGGGAGTACAAGAACTTCCTGCAGGAGGTCGGTCTCGACCCGATGGCGGTCAACAACCGCGGGATCGAAGTCGTCGACGACGAAGCAGCCGAGAAGACACTGTAA
- a CDS encoding S8 family serine peptidase produces MTKDNISRRTILRGVGTGVAGTALAGQVTAGTSGSDSYIVGIAPGRGLETVREAADSIRRELDFGSIGQAVAGQFSETAREALANNPNVRYIEENGLMHALEQETPYGIEQVDADVAIDDGETGDGVSIAILDTGIDAQHETLEENLGEGYAAADAACTTDCDGGPFGGGGNDIDECLAEWDDDNDHGTHVAGSAGAADNGVGVLGVAPDATLHAVKVLQCDGGGSLDDIAAGIQWSADQGHDVQNMSLGSDTDSDVIRDAVQYADSEGVVMVAAAGNDGPCSDCVGYPAAYEEVIAVSAADEDDALADFSSTGPEVDLAAPGVDVNSAVPRDDYDEFSGTSMSSPHVAGAAATLIAAGTAPGDVRAELEAAADDIGLDENEQGSGRLNVANALDLEDDGDDDGDDDDDDDGGDDDDDESTDSEPVIDEFSVTERTSGPWTRADVDWAVSDEDGTLESVTSELLDGESVVDSETTAVSGSSASGEHELRTRDSADAVRLTVTDEAGNEISDTRTL; encoded by the coding sequence ATGACAAAAGATAATATCTCACGTCGAACGATTTTACGAGGCGTCGGTACCGGTGTCGCAGGTACTGCGCTGGCAGGACAGGTAACAGCGGGAACCAGTGGATCCGACAGCTACATCGTCGGGATTGCGCCGGGCCGCGGCCTCGAGACGGTTCGCGAGGCGGCGGACTCGATCCGTCGCGAACTCGACTTCGGATCTATCGGGCAGGCGGTCGCCGGTCAGTTCTCCGAGACAGCACGCGAGGCGTTAGCGAACAATCCCAACGTCCGGTATATCGAGGAGAACGGGCTGATGCACGCGCTCGAGCAGGAGACGCCGTACGGAATCGAGCAGGTCGACGCGGACGTCGCTATCGACGACGGCGAGACGGGCGACGGCGTCAGCATCGCGATTCTCGATACGGGGATCGACGCCCAGCACGAGACGCTCGAGGAGAACCTCGGTGAGGGGTACGCGGCAGCGGACGCCGCGTGTACGACCGACTGCGACGGCGGTCCCTTCGGCGGCGGTGGCAACGATATCGACGAGTGTCTTGCTGAATGGGACGACGACAACGATCATGGCACACACGTCGCCGGCAGTGCCGGCGCGGCCGACAACGGTGTCGGTGTCCTCGGCGTCGCACCAGACGCAACCCTGCACGCTGTGAAGGTGTTGCAGTGTGACGGCGGCGGTTCGCTCGACGATATCGCGGCGGGGATCCAGTGGTCCGCCGATCAGGGCCACGACGTCCAGAACATGAGTCTCGGCTCGGACACCGACTCGGACGTCATCCGGGACGCGGTCCAGTACGCCGATTCTGAGGGCGTTGTCATGGTCGCCGCGGCCGGTAACGACGGCCCCTGTTCCGACTGCGTCGGCTATCCGGCCGCCTACGAGGAGGTCATCGCGGTCTCGGCGGCCGACGAGGACGACGCCCTCGCGGACTTCTCCTCGACCGGTCCCGAGGTCGATCTCGCGGCTCCCGGGGTCGACGTCAACTCGGCGGTCCCACGGGACGACTACGACGAGTTCTCTGGCACTTCGATGTCCTCGCCACACGTCGCGGGCGCGGCCGCGACGCTCATCGCCGCCGGTACCGCTCCCGGAGACGTTCGGGCGGAACTCGAGGCCGCAGCGGACGACATCGGTCTCGACGAGAACGAACAGGGCTCCGGGCGATTGAACGTCGCCAACGCGCTCGACCTCGAGGACGACGGCGACGACGATGGCGACGACGATGACGACGATGATGGTGGCGACGATGACGACGACGAGTCAACCGACAGCGAACCGGTTATCGACGAGTTCTCTGTCACCGAACGGACCAGCGGACCGTGGACCCGCGCCGACGTCGACTGGGCCGTCTCCGACGAGGACGGCACCCTCGAGTCCGTGACCAGCGAACTGCTCGACGGTGAAAGCGTCGTCGACAGCGAGACGACCGCAGTCAGCGGCTCGAGCGCGTCGGGTGAACACGAACTACGGACCCGCGACAGCGCTGACGCGGTTCGCCTGACGGTCACCGACGAGGCGGGCAACGAGATCAGCGACACACGGACGCTCTGA
- a CDS encoding DUF7562 family protein yields MWPSRTHTETVTCLACGEQVPRSKAREYDKHGDRWDRDDKSFEHLCKSCHDDLCHYPRDELEALLIELEAGEATRERFLSSYLETVEERYGTLEEES; encoded by the coding sequence ATGTGGCCCTCCCGGACCCACACTGAGACGGTGACGTGTCTCGCCTGCGGCGAGCAGGTGCCCCGGTCGAAGGCGCGCGAATACGACAAACACGGCGATCGCTGGGACCGCGACGACAAGTCGTTCGAACACCTCTGCAAATCCTGTCACGACGACCTCTGTCACTATCCGCGGGACGAACTCGAGGCGTTGTTGATCGAACTCGAAGCGGGCGAAGCGACACGGGAGCGTTTTCTCTCGAGCTACCTCGAGACCGTCGAGGAGCGATACGGAACGCTCGAGGAGGAGTCCTGA
- a CDS encoding metallophosphoesterase: MATEYVFISDLHMGGDEQLTTLDFEAELLEFLADLEARGGDVELIINGDAFGLWEYAEVTGPAKLECVIEDHPRVFEQLRATGAEIDITLIPGNHDYDLACYPEHADRLAAFNVALEPEIAITREVDVDDDTADENPLIWIEHGQQHDANNRLPDWGNPDALPVGYFIVQRIVDTAGRYSGRASGDWLRDIQSVAPMEETPRWLLSNYLYREMSPYLRAIVVPLLLFFNITLVYLFGTVLEVAGILPARLFTDNPVVHALGIADIVLEIIVTINLVIIAVLLLLAVPLWFFRRDLGHTLERFGVALSGIHVGQGDEPFLNAARETLEANRDVCVYVYGHTHRASLTRWGDRVVVNTGTWLKKLQHVETRFSRLPGVYVPSFRLNYVRIFAEGDRVVVEYEEVETDQPRDLTRFQRLIARRPPPKEPIPARTVIDPDGSLEVPDADAALEDGGERKPASNGGDSDLGTVDGDRSGRNGRQP; this comes from the coding sequence ATGGCCACTGAGTACGTCTTTATCAGCGACCTCCATATGGGCGGCGACGAGCAGCTCACGACGCTCGATTTCGAGGCCGAACTCCTCGAGTTTCTCGCGGACCTCGAAGCGCGCGGCGGCGACGTCGAACTGATCATCAACGGCGACGCCTTCGGGCTGTGGGAGTACGCCGAAGTGACGGGGCCGGCGAAACTCGAGTGCGTGATCGAGGACCATCCGCGGGTGTTCGAGCAACTCCGTGCGACCGGCGCGGAGATCGACATCACGCTTATTCCGGGCAACCACGACTACGATCTCGCTTGCTACCCCGAACACGCCGATCGACTCGCGGCGTTCAACGTCGCGCTCGAGCCCGAAATCGCGATCACTCGCGAGGTAGATGTCGATGACGACACCGCGGACGAGAACCCGTTGATCTGGATCGAACACGGCCAGCAACACGACGCGAACAATCGGCTGCCCGACTGGGGCAACCCCGACGCGCTCCCGGTCGGCTACTTCATTGTCCAGCGGATCGTCGATACGGCCGGCCGCTACTCGGGACGGGCTAGCGGCGACTGGCTGCGCGATATCCAGTCGGTGGCCCCGATGGAGGAGACCCCGCGCTGGCTCCTCTCGAACTACTTGTACCGGGAGATGAGTCCGTACCTGCGAGCGATCGTCGTCCCGCTGCTGTTGTTCTTCAACATCACGCTCGTCTACCTCTTCGGGACCGTTCTCGAGGTCGCGGGGATTCTCCCGGCACGACTGTTCACCGACAATCCCGTCGTCCACGCGCTCGGCATCGCCGATATCGTCCTCGAGATCATCGTCACGATCAACCTCGTGATCATCGCCGTCCTCCTGTTGCTCGCGGTCCCGCTGTGGTTCTTCAGACGCGATCTCGGGCACACGCTCGAGCGCTTCGGCGTCGCGCTCTCGGGGATTCATGTCGGACAGGGCGACGAGCCGTTCCTGAACGCGGCCCGGGAAACGCTCGAGGCGAACCGCGACGTCTGCGTCTACGTCTACGGTCACACCCACCGCGCGTCGCTCACGCGGTGGGGCGACCGGGTCGTCGTTAACACTGGCACCTGGCTGAAGAAACTCCAGCACGTCGAGACGCGGTTCTCCCGGCTGCCGGGCGTCTACGTGCCCTCGTTCCGGCTGAACTACGTCCGAATATTCGCCGAGGGTGATCGGGTCGTCGTCGAGTACGAGGAGGTCGAGACCGACCAGCCGCGGGACCTCACCCGCTTCCAGCGACTGATCGCGCGTCGTCCGCCGCCGAAAGAACCGATTCCCGCGCGAACGGTGATCGATCCGGACGGGTCTCTCGAGGTTCCCGACGCTGACGCCGCTCTCGAGGACGGGGGCGAGCGAAAACCGGCGTCCAACGGTGGCGACAGCGATTTGGGCACGGTCGACGGCGATCGATCCGGACGGAACGGGCGACAACCGTGA
- a CDS encoding DUF1028 domain-containing protein, protein MTFSICVRESYTNEDGEDHDRFGVAVTTRLPGVGTLCPFVSEHGAIATQSLVNVELGERGLEYVEDGLAVDDALEALLNTDDGAPQRQLHGVDREGTFAFSGEECVDWFGHLERETFTVAGNMLTGEDVLETTAANYEANAVHKTTDRSTGPGAVVEDADTDPLSKRLIDALAAGDREGGDKREELAVQSAAVVVDSTESHEWEPPYTDLRVDATETPIADLRETYDLAMAGYEDTLERYSDVFEADSLAEADE, encoded by the coding sequence ATGACGTTCAGCATCTGCGTCCGCGAGTCCTACACGAACGAGGACGGAGAAGACCACGACCGATTCGGCGTCGCCGTCACGACGCGCCTGCCCGGCGTCGGCACGCTCTGTCCGTTCGTCAGCGAACACGGTGCGATCGCGACCCAGAGCCTCGTCAACGTCGAACTCGGCGAACGCGGACTCGAGTACGTCGAGGACGGGCTGGCGGTCGACGACGCGCTCGAGGCCCTGCTCAACACTGACGACGGCGCGCCGCAGCGACAGCTCCACGGCGTCGATCGCGAGGGCACCTTCGCTTTCTCCGGGGAGGAGTGTGTCGACTGGTTCGGCCACCTCGAACGCGAGACGTTCACCGTTGCAGGAAACATGCTGACCGGGGAGGATGTTCTCGAAACCACCGCGGCGAACTACGAAGCCAACGCCGTCCACAAGACGACGGATCGGTCGACCGGCCCCGGTGCCGTGGTCGAAGACGCCGACACCGACCCCCTCTCGAAGCGGTTGATCGATGCGCTCGCCGCGGGCGACCGCGAGGGCGGCGACAAGCGCGAGGAGCTGGCGGTCCAGAGCGCGGCCGTGGTCGTCGACTCGACGGAATCCCACGAGTGGGAGCCGCCGTACACTGATCTGCGAGTCGACGCAACCGAGACGCCGATCGCGGACCTGCGCGAGACCTACGACCTCGCGATGGCCGGCTACGAGGACACCCTCGAGCGCTACAGCGACGTCTTCGAGGCGGATTCGCTGGCCGAAGCTGACGAGTGA
- a CDS encoding cell division protein SepF: MGLMSKILGGGGSRAAEDYVELDLDDVSADSADAAMQVHIAEVSGQADAIDIKDTVYDGDIVIADITRLRTNDSTVEHIVDELRQVAQEVDGDIVRKGDDQMIITPTGVRISREKLGQRA; the protein is encoded by the coding sequence ATGGGACTTATGAGCAAAATTCTCGGTGGCGGCGGTTCCCGAGCGGCCGAGGATTACGTCGAACTGGATCTCGACGATGTATCGGCGGATTCGGCCGACGCAGCAATGCAGGTACACATCGCCGAGGTCAGCGGTCAGGCCGACGCCATCGACATCAAAGATACCGTCTACGACGGCGACATCGTTATCGCGGATATCACGCGTCTGCGAACCAACGACAGCACGGTCGAACACATCGTCGACGAACTCCGACAGGTCGCCCAGGAGGTCGACGGCGACATCGTCCGGAAGGGTGACGACCAGATGATCATCACGCCGACCGGCGTCCGAATCAGCCGCGAGAAGTTGGGCCAGCGGGCCTGA
- a CDS encoding helix-turn-helix domain-containing protein: protein MTGFRATVVVQEPADCPIADVSAATDDPITSVTRSRAAIDGTVVEEFGVAADASAETVDASTAAEMTPVQATDREEIYRFERESTADCACEIIERTGTPISSVRAHDGALLLTFRTLDLEEIADIVDGLRARFDGVLVEELTQDHEDDSSDRVIVDRDLLTTRQREILETAHKLGYFEYPKGANATDVAEELDIARSTFTEHLAAAQTKLLDALLEE from the coding sequence ATGACTGGATTCCGAGCAACAGTCGTCGTCCAGGAGCCCGCGGACTGTCCGATCGCGGACGTCTCGGCGGCCACCGACGATCCGATCACGAGCGTCACGCGCTCTCGAGCCGCGATCGACGGGACGGTTGTCGAGGAGTTCGGCGTCGCCGCCGACGCGTCCGCGGAGACGGTCGACGCGAGCACGGCCGCCGAGATGACGCCCGTCCAGGCCACCGACCGAGAGGAGATCTACCGATTCGAGCGCGAGTCAACCGCCGACTGCGCGTGTGAGATCATCGAACGTACCGGCACACCGATCTCGTCGGTCCGGGCCCATGACGGGGCGTTGCTGTTGACGTTCCGAACCCTCGATCTCGAAGAGATCGCCGACATCGTCGACGGTCTCCGCGCCCGGTTCGACGGCGTCCTCGTCGAGGAACTCACGCAAGACCACGAGGACGACTCGTCGGACCGGGTCATCGTCGATCGGGACCTGCTCACGACACGACAGCGAGAGATCCTCGAGACGGCCCACAAACTGGGCTACTTCGAGTATCCGAAGGGCGCAAACGCGACGGACGTCGCCGAGGAACTCGATATCGCTCGGTCGACGTTTACCGAGCATCTGGCGGCCGCACAGACGAAGCTTCTCGACGCGCTTCTCGAGGAATGA
- a CDS encoding GNAT family N-acetyltransferase, with protein MTRVVRQATTDDVWAVHETARESWHAAYDELIGAETVDDVVDDWYAIGDLESSISDATDRDDAAFFVVEPTPTEYESETDSDFERDCLGFVHAVPWPEDSSVAYLVRLYVRPERWGSGAGTRLLERLEADLESSFDRIRLAVLADNEIGVSFYESRGFERVGTRETGLAAGLEEYVYEKSL; from the coding sequence GTGACTCGAGTCGTTCGTCAGGCGACCACCGACGATGTCTGGGCCGTCCACGAGACGGCCCGCGAGAGTTGGCACGCCGCCTACGACGAGCTTATCGGCGCGGAGACGGTCGACGACGTCGTCGACGACTGGTACGCGATCGGCGACCTCGAGTCGTCGATTAGCGACGCCACCGACCGCGACGACGCCGCCTTCTTCGTCGTCGAACCGACCCCGACAGAGTACGAGTCGGAGACCGACTCCGACTTCGAGCGCGACTGTCTGGGCTTTGTCCACGCCGTCCCGTGGCCGGAGGACTCAAGCGTCGCCTATCTGGTACGGCTCTACGTCCGCCCCGAGCGCTGGGGCTCCGGCGCGGGTACCAGACTGCTCGAGCGACTCGAGGCCGACCTCGAGTCCTCGTTCGACCGGATTCGTCTGGCCGTGCTCGCGGACAACGAAATCGGGGTCTCGTTCTACGAGTCTCGAGGGTTCGAGCGCGTCGGAACCCGCGAGACCGGTCTGGCGGCGGGACTCGAGGAGTACGTCTACGAAAAATCGCTCTGA
- a CDS encoding Hsp20/alpha crystallin family protein, producing the protein MRSFDDMDRLFREMNRSFDQLRSTWMREFQAPGFSSGLETDERPALESADRPVVGGEWAANSAFDTEAGATLEETDDGYVYVMDLPGFEKDDIDLTFDDGVLSIQAHTNVEDGSDSYRSVRSRRVGRRVPISSAIIADEIAASYHNGVLEVDLPVEGDHEDDGHHIEIE; encoded by the coding sequence ATGAGATCCTTCGACGATATGGACCGCCTGTTCCGCGAGATGAATCGCAGCTTCGACCAACTTCGTTCGACCTGGATGCGTGAGTTTCAGGCACCCGGATTCAGTTCCGGACTCGAGACCGACGAGCGGCCCGCACTCGAGTCCGCCGATCGACCCGTAGTCGGCGGCGAGTGGGCCGCCAACTCCGCTTTCGACACCGAGGCGGGAGCGACGCTCGAGGAAACGGATGACGGCTACGTCTACGTGATGGACCTCCCGGGCTTCGAGAAGGACGACATCGACCTGACCTTCGACGACGGCGTGCTGTCGATTCAGGCACATACCAACGTCGAGGATGGCTCCGACTCCTACCGATCCGTCCGTTCGCGACGGGTCGGTCGACGGGTTCCCATCTCCAGCGCGATCATCGCCGACGAGATCGCGGCGAGCTACCACAACGGCGTCCTCGAGGTCGACCTCCCGGTCGAGGGCGACCACGAAGACGACGGACACCACATCGAGATCGAGTGA
- a CDS encoding histidine kinase N-terminal 7TM domain-containing protein yields MAWQYTTQLVPYIGVLLLAMVVSAALAIYTVVVRSDAMDDPSVSAFVGLNAGCAIWSGAYALQILSVDLPAKRFWLSIAFVASILVVVSLFAFAVAYSDHERWLTRRTLLAVTVVPVAGFVLHATQYRNLYERPLDTTVVDGIVVLDRTLGLAATVTLLFMYGLVVVAAGFLLKTVYESHRVYRLQSVAVLIAILVPFVPNIVWALDLGPMGNLDLTPVAFTVSGIVFAVAIYRHHLLDIAPVARTAIVEDMRDGFLVIDDTDRIRDANAAVRGMRGTDSFVGRDVTAIFPDIAPIVRDGASTHQTEIIVDGDDGRRFFDVQVQQLSSADEIRLLLLRDVTEQHAVEQRYQSFIENASDLITMVDEDGIIRYQSPSCTTVLGFTPSELEGRSAFELVHPDDRAALLEQFRSGLDAEIAVDRAEYRLRTADGEWRDVETIGSNLLEDPFVEGVVLNTRDITDRKQREREIRRSNEQLERFADVVSHDLRNPLNVAQGYLEAASDDVDCAYHEDIELAHGRMAAIIEDMLRLAREGQPIDDTELVDLPRVVDRAWANVDTDGATRSVASDRSIVADEDRLVRLLENLFRNAVEHGSTSPRSQTPEDAVEHGDETVHVRVGTTPNGFFVEDDGPGIPADERKRVLEYGETSSPSGTGFGLAIVDEIAEGHGWTIRITESADGGARFEFDTAGTSRPPTATRDPTAVDDA; encoded by the coding sequence ATGGCCTGGCAGTACACGACGCAACTCGTTCCCTACATCGGCGTTCTCCTCCTGGCGATGGTGGTCTCGGCGGCGTTGGCCATCTACACCGTCGTGGTCCGATCGGACGCGATGGACGACCCGAGCGTCAGCGCGTTCGTCGGCCTGAACGCCGGCTGTGCGATCTGGTCGGGTGCGTACGCGCTGCAGATACTGAGCGTCGACCTGCCAGCGAAACGGTTCTGGTTGAGCATCGCCTTCGTCGCCTCTATTCTGGTCGTGGTCTCGCTGTTCGCCTTCGCCGTCGCGTACTCGGATCACGAACGGTGGCTCACCCGGCGGACGCTCCTCGCGGTGACTGTCGTCCCCGTCGCGGGATTCGTCCTACACGCGACTCAGTACCGGAACCTGTACGAACGACCACTCGACACCACCGTCGTCGACGGCATCGTCGTTCTCGATCGAACCCTGGGGCTAGCGGCGACCGTCACCCTCCTGTTCATGTACGGGCTCGTCGTCGTCGCCGCGGGATTCTTGCTCAAAACGGTGTACGAATCACACCGCGTCTACCGCCTGCAGTCCGTCGCCGTCCTGATCGCGATTCTCGTTCCCTTCGTCCCCAATATCGTATGGGCGCTCGATTTGGGTCCGATGGGGAACCTCGATCTGACGCCCGTCGCGTTCACCGTCTCCGGCATCGTGTTCGCCGTCGCCATCTATCGCCATCACCTGCTGGATATCGCTCCCGTCGCCCGCACTGCAATCGTCGAAGATATGCGCGACGGCTTTCTCGTGATCGACGACACGGACCGTATCCGAGACGCCAACGCGGCCGTTCGGGGTATGCGCGGGACCGACTCGTTCGTCGGTCGGGACGTGACCGCGATTTTCCCCGATATCGCTCCGATCGTTCGCGACGGGGCGTCGACTCATCAGACCGAAATCATCGTCGACGGCGACGACGGCCGTCGTTTCTTCGACGTTCAGGTTCAGCAGCTCTCGAGCGCCGACGAGATTCGACTGCTCCTCCTTCGCGACGTTACCGAGCAACACGCCGTCGAACAGCGCTACCAGTCGTTTATCGAGAACGCCTCCGACCTCATCACGATGGTCGACGAGGACGGGATCATTCGCTACCAGAGTCCCTCGTGTACGACCGTCCTGGGATTCACACCCTCCGAACTGGAGGGACGATCCGCGTTCGAACTGGTACATCCCGACGACCGAGCGGCGCTTCTCGAGCAGTTTCGGAGCGGACTCGACGCTGAGATTGCCGTCGATCGGGCGGAGTATCGCCTCCGGACCGCCGACGGTGAGTGGCGAGACGTCGAGACGATCGGCAGCAACTTACTCGAGGATCCGTTCGTCGAGGGTGTCGTCCTGAACACGCGGGATATCACCGACCGCAAGCAACGCGAACGCGAGATCCGTCGCTCGAACGAGCAACTCGAACGGTTCGCGGATGTCGTCAGCCACGACCTGCGCAATCCGCTGAACGTCGCCCAGGGCTACCTCGAAGCGGCCAGCGACGACGTCGACTGTGCGTATCACGAGGACATCGAACTCGCTCACGGCCGAATGGCGGCGATCATCGAGGACATGTTACGCCTGGCTCGAGAGGGGCAACCGATCGACGACACCGAGCTGGTCGACCTCCCCCGCGTCGTCGATCGTGCCTGGGCGAACGTCGACACCGACGGGGCGACCCGATCGGTCGCGAGCGATCGGTCGATCGTCGCCGACGAGGACCGACTGGTGCGCCTGCTCGAGAACCTGTTTCGGAACGCCGTTGAGCACGGCTCAACGAGCCCTCGGTCGCAAACTCCCGAGGACGCCGTTGAGCACGGTGACGAGACCGTCCACGTCAGGGTCGGCACCACTCCTAACGGGTTCTTCGTCGAAGACGACGGGCCGGGCATTCCAGCCGACGAGCGCAAGCGTGTCCTCGAGTACGGCGAAACGTCGTCGCCGTCCGGAACCGGGTTCGGGCTCGCGATCGTCGACGAGATCGCTGAGGGCCACGGCTGGACGATTCGGATTACAGAGAGCGCCGACGGGGGCGCTCGATTCGAGTTCGACACTGCGGGCACGTCCCGACCGCCAACTGCAACTCGGGACCCGACCGCCGTCGACGACGCGTGA